Part of the Ruegeria sp. AD91A genome, TGAGAAGCAGGACATGAGCCGGAACCTGATCCTTGGAGCTTTGCTGTCGTCGCTGGTGGTTCTGGCCGCGTTGGTCTCGTTCGTCTGGACCCCCTACAACCATGCCGTGCTGAACATTCCCGATAAATTGCAGCCACCAAACGGGCAGCATTGGTTTGGAACCGATCATTTCGGCCGCGACATGTTCTCGATGATCATGGTCGGTGCACGTACGTCGATTGCGGTGGCGCTGGTGGCCGTCGGCATCGGCATGGCACTTGGCGTTCCTCTTGGCCTGGCAGCGGCCGCGCGCAAAGGCTCATGGCTGGATGAGGTCATCATGCGTGGCAACGATCTGGTCTTCGCTTTCCCGTCACTGGTGATCGCCATCCTGATCACGGCAGTCTATGGCGCCGGAGCGATCAACGCCATTGTTGCGATCGGCATTTTCAACATCCCCGTCTTTGCCCGGATCACTCGCGGGGCAGCTTTGTCACTTTGGGAGAGAGAGTTCATCCTCGCCGCCCGTGTGTCGGGCAAAGGAGTGGCGCGGATATCAGCGGAACATATTCTGCCCAATGTCGCCAATCTGCTGATTGTGCAAGGGACCATCCAGTTCAGCCTTGGTATTCTGGCCGAAGCGGGACTGTCATATGTCGGCCTGGGCGCGCAGCCTCCGACGCCCAGCTGGGGCCGGATGCTGGCAGATGCGCAGACGATGGTCAGTTTTGCCCCGCATTTGGCTCTGATTCCGGGGCTGGCGATCATCGTTACAGTGCTGGGTCTGAACTTGCTGGGCGATGGTCTGCGCGACTGGCTGGACCCTCGGATCAGGGTGGCGCGGGCATGAGTTTGTTGCAGATTGAAAACCTGTCGCTGATGATCCACGGAACACCGATCCTGAAACAGGTCAGCCTGTCCATTGCCCCTGGTCAGATCGCGGCCGTGACAGGTGAAAGCGGCTCGGGCAAATCGATGACCGCTTTGGCGGTGATGCGATTGCTGCCGCATGGGGCCAGCGTGGAAGGTGCGATCCGGCTGGACGGTCAGGATCTGCTGACACGGTCAGAATCCGATATGTGCACTTTGCGCGGTGCGGCCATGGGAATGGTGTTCCAGGAACCGATGACAGCGCTCAATCCGGTGAAAACCATCGGTGAACAGGTGATGGAAACGATCCTGATCCACAAGGCGATGCCCCAGCCTCAGGCCCGAACACGCGCCGAAGAGGTGCTGACCCGCGTCGGCCTGCTACCTGATCGGCTCCCCCTTTCACGCTACCCGCATGAGCTGTCCGGCGGGCAAAGGCAACGCGTGGTCATCGCCATGGCCATCGCTCTGCGCCCCAAGCTGTTGATCGCGGACGAGCCGACGACAGCGCTGGACGTCACGACACAGGCGCAGATCCTCGACCTGCTCAAGGGTCTGGTGCGCGAATATGACATGGGGCTGCTGATGATCACCCATGATCTGGCCGTTGTCTCTGATATGGCGGATCAGATCACCGTCATGCGCCACGGAGAAGTGGTTGAAAGCGGGGCCACACAGCACCTGCTGCGTCACATGCAACACCCCTATTCCCGAATGCTGTTCGAGGCGTCTGGCCATCAGGTCACTTTGCCGGAACCCGCGCAACCACAAACGTTGCTGGAGGTAAGCCAAGTTGTCCGGGACTACCGCCTGCCCCGAAAAGGCCTGTTGGACGCGCCGCGCCATCACCGGGCAGTGGATGGTGTCAGTTTCTCCCTCAACCGGGGGGAGCGGTTGGGTTTGGTAGGTGAATCCGGATGTGGAAAATCGACCCTAACGAGGGCAATATTGGGCCTGGAGGACGTTCAGTCCGGCCAGATCCAACTGGGTGGTCAGCCGGTTTTCACTGGGCACAAACCCAACCTTGCAGTCCGCCGGAAGATGCAGGTGGTGTTTCAGGATCCATATGGCAGCTTCAACCCCCGCCACCGTGTCGCGCGCCTGATCACCGAGCCTTTCCATTTGCTGGACACCCCGCCAACCGGATCAGAACGACAGGATCAGATATCTGAAATTCTGACGGCGGTCGGCCTCGGCCCCGACGACGCGGGCAAGTACATCCATGAGTTTTCGGGCGGGCAACGACAACGGATCGCTATTGCACGCGCCCTGATCATTCGGCCCAAACTCATATTGTTCGACGAGGCGGTTTCGGCCCTCGATGTTTCGGTCCGTGCTCAGATCCTCGATCTGCTCGCCGAACTGTGTGAAGCCTATGACCTGACCTATCTGTTCATCAGCCATGACCTGAGCGTTGTCCGCACGATCACCGACCGTGTGATGGTGATGCAGTCCGGGCGGATCGTTGAACAGGGTCAGACAAAGCAGGTGTTCGAAGACCCGCAGCACCTGTACACGCAAAGCCTGATTGCCGCTGCGCCCCAGTTGCCCGAGATAAGGCCACTGACGGCGTAAAATCCTTTTTTAGAGCCTGATTGGAGGCCCAGAATGACTCAGAAAACTTGGTTTGATCCCACCTTGTGCCTGATCGGCGGGCGCTGGACCCAAGCGGATACGGGCGACAGCCTGCCTTTGATCAACCCTTCAGACGGGACCGAGATTTGCCGAATCGCCCGAGGGTCCGAGGTGGATGTCGACGCGGCGGTCAAAGCTGCCCGATCTGCGTTGAAGGGTGATTGGGGGCGAAAGACGGCCTTGGAGCGCGGCCGTATCCTGACCCGGTTGGGCCAACTGGTGCAGGAACGGGTGGACGATCTGGCGCGGCTTGAGGCGATGGATGTCGGCAAACCGCTGACGCAGGCCCGGGCAGACGCGGTCGCCCTGGCGCGCTATTGCGAGTTCTACGGCGGTGCGGCGGACAAGGTGATGGGCGAGACCATTCCCTATCTCGATGGCTACACCGTCTATACCCTGCGCGAACCGCATGGGGTGACGGGCCATATCGTGCCCTGGAACTATCCGATGCAGATTATCGGGCGTTCGGTCGGGGCGGCGTTGGCCATGGGCAACGCATGTGTTCTGAAACCAGCGGAAGAGGCCTGCCTGACCGCGTTGGCCTTTGCCCATCTTGCGCAACAGGCCGGGCTGCCAGCCGGAGCATTGAACGTCGTGCCCGGTCTGGGGGCCGAGGCAGGCGCGGCGCTGTCCGGACATTCGGGTGTAAACCACATCTCGTTCACCGGTTCTGTTGCCACAGGGGCCCTTGTGCAGCAGGCGGCGGGACGCAACGTGGTGCCCGTGACGCTGGAATTGGGCGGGAAATCCCCGCAATTGGTTTTTGACGATGCCGATCTGGATGCAGCGCTGCCGTTTCTGGTGAATGCGGGTGTCCAAAATGCGGGCCAGACCTGTTCCGCCTCATCTCGCATCCTGGTGCAGCGGGGCGTCTATGAGCAGGTCAGATCGCGCATGGCCAAGGCCTATGAAGAACTGACCGTCGGGCCGGCGATGCAGGATCTGCGCGTTGGGCCGTTGATCTCGGACCGGCAGAGACAGATTGTCAGGGGCTTTCTGAAAACAGCCACGGACCTGACTATCGCTGCGCAGGGGCAGATTGTCGATGACGCGCCAGAAACCGGAGCCTATGTCCGGCCCACTTTGTTCGCAGACGTGCCACCAGATCATCAATTGGCACAGGCCGAGATTTTCGGCCCGGTTCAGGTTCTGATCCCGTTTGACACCGAAGAACAGGCTCTGACCATAGCGAATAGTACGGAATACGGCCTGGTCGCCAGCGTCTGGACGCGGGACGGTGCGCGACAGATGCGGTTGGCGAAAGCGCTGCACTCAGGTCAGGTTTTCATCAACAACTACGGTGCAGGCGGCGGCGTTGAACTGCCGTTTGGTGGGGTGGGAAAATCCGGCCATGGCCGCGAAAAAGGGTTCGAAGCTTTGTACGGCTTTTCACAGTTGAAGACAGTTGCCGCGTTTCACGGGTAACATTTACCCAGGCAGTTCAGATCAGCTTTGCTTCCAATGCGTGATTGCCCCAAATCTGTGATGTCCGCGTGGCAGAATGCCCACTGAACCAACCTCCGACGACTTCGTCGGAAACCTTGGCGCTGGGGGGGAACTTTTGTCTGCCGCCGTCTGCCAGGATCACCAAGTCAAACTAGACCCGAACTGAATACGGCGCATTGATCCGGCCTGAATTCAGGTTGTACTTGTGCCAGTGTACCGGGCAGCTTAGGAAAACGACCTTGTTGAATTGTGCCCCCATCTCGGCGGCTTTCATGACGACATTGCAGCCGTGGCTGTGGGCAACCACATCGCAGCCGTGATAAGCCTCAAGATCTATCCAGTTTTTCAGGTGTTTGGCAGCAATATGTCGGCCGCGGTCGGACCACCGGCCCTCCCATTCATAGTAGTTCCGCCCTGAAAAGATGTCGTTGCGATGCGGCTTGATGTAATTATGCAGATCTCCGACATGGGGATAGTACCATGTGGGGTCGGGATTGACTTCGAAGTGCGTGCCATGAACAAGAAGCAACCCCGGGACACCGGCTTTCTGTTGCGCGGGCGCCGTTGGAACCTTCGAACCCAGCGGGTCTGAAATCAGAGCGGACGACAACACAGTAAGCAAATCTTGCGAGAGCGGCTCCAACTGCGCCCAACGTGCCGTAAACACACCAAGCCAAAGACGTGGCGGAAAAGATTCCGGCGAATACAGTTTGAGGCACGAACTCAGTGCGGCAAGAGCAACAATTGAATCAGGGGCTGCCAGACCAAGCTTCAAAGCAGCGTCAATATGTTCGAGGTTCGGCTGTTCTTCTGCTGCTCTGATCGCCTCGAACAAACGTTGGTAATACCCCTCAGGCTCTGGCGAAGTAAGCAGGTCAACGGGCCTTAGGTCGCCGGGGCCAATAAAGAAACGCATGTATTCGTGGGCGGATATTTGGCGGTCGTCAATTGGTCGGAATCCGAGCATGACAAGCTGTTTGGACAGAACGGCATCGTCAGTTTCTTCCAAATCGCGGTCCAACAGGAAAAGGTCGCTGTCATTGTTTTCGGCTTGCAGAAACTGCGCGCGGGATATCAGGTATGCGGCGTAGGAAAAAAGTGAAAGCTCGTCTCGGGATCCGCCGGTTTCGTAGAAGTTCTTTGGTTCAAAAATCATTGTATCTCAACCTTACTGCTCGTTGGGAATGCTTTCCAAACTAGCATCAGGTGAGTTGCTGACAAATGTTGAACTCGCCGCCGTGGTTCAGACGATCACTTCGATCGCCTTTTGCTCTCCGACATCAAACACCCGCTTATAGCGCTCGATCTGGTCTTTCGGCCCCATCGCTTTTTCCGGGTTGTCCGACAGTTTCACCGTCGGGCGTCCATTGGCCGATACCGCTTTGCAGACCAATGAGAACGGCGCCAGCGCGTCATTGGGAACGAGCCCGCGAAAATCGTTGGTCAGCAAGGTTCCCCAACCGAAGGAAATATTGGCGCGGCCCGCAAACTGGGCATGCAATTCCTGAATTTTCTCTACATCCAGACCGTCAGAGAAAATGATCCGTTTCCGTGTCGGGTCTTCACCGCGCGCTTTCCACCAGTCGATGGCAACCTCGGCTGCCGCTGCCGGGTCTCCGCTGTCGATGCGAATGCCGGTCCAACCCGCCAGCCAGTCAGGAGCATTGTCCAGAAACCCCTTGGTGCCATAGGTGTCGGGCAGGATGATGCGCAGGTTGCCGTCATGCTCGTCATGCCAGTCGCTGAGCACGTCATAAGGGGCTTGCGCCAACGCTTCATCCGTGTCGGCCAGCGCGGAATAGACCATGGGGAGTTCGTGCGCATTGGTGCCGATGGCCTCGACCTCGCGTCGCATGGCGATCAGGCAGTTCGAGGTTCCGGTAAAGGATTCGCCCAACCCTTCGATCATCGCCTGCACGCACCAATCCTGCCACAGGAAGGAATGCCTCCGTCTGGTGCCGAAATCCGCGATCCCAAGCCCGTTTATCGAGCTCAACTTTTCGATCTTCTCCCAAACTCGGGTCATCGCGCGGGCGTACAGCACCTGCAATTCGAACCGGCGCATATCGTTCAGCACAGCGCGCGAGCGTAATTCCATCAACACCGCCAGCGCGGGGATTTCCCACAACATGACCTCGTGCCATTTGCCTTCAAAGGTCAGTTCATATTGGTCATCTTTGCGTTCAAGGTGATAGGGCGGCAGGCGCATATTCTCGAACCACTCCATGAAGTCGGAGCGGAACATCTGCCGTTTCCCATAGAACATGTTGCCGCGCAGCCAGGTGCTTTCCCCCCGGCTGAGGCTGAGGGACCGGATGTGATCCAACTGTTCCCGCAGTTCGCCTTCATCGATCAAACGCGCCAGAGGTACGTGATTCGACCGGTTGATCAGCGAAAATACAACGTCTGTTTGGGGCTTGTTTCGAAACACTGACTGGCACATCAGCAGTTTGTAGAAGTCAGTATCGATCAAAGACCGTACAATCGGGTCAATCTTCCATTTGTGATTGTAGACGCGGGTCGCGATGTCGACCATGGGGAACTCCTGCGATTTCCGTAGTTAGATCAATCGACTCCGGAAATGGCAAGAGTCGCTGATTTGGTGACAATGCCAGTTTGACGTCACAATACCGGCATATTGTGCATTGTTTTCACCGGTTAGTGAGAAGAGGGGATGGAAAGACGAAACTGAGTTTGTAAATGGGTATCGAGTACGATTTTGATATTGTTAACGTAGCGTTGGATGATTTGGACCCCGAAAAGCTGGGTGCTGACTCTGATACGGAACGCCGGGTGTGTGCAGTGTTCCGAGATATCAGAGCCGCGGACGCGTTGCGTGGAACATCACCGAAAATCCGCAAGATTTTTCTGGATGCCGGATTCAGTCTCGAGTCGCGCAACAGCGGCATTGTGCCTGGTGTGTTTCCAGCCGAAGATCAGGCGGATCGGGTGCGAATTCTGCGGTCGCTGTTTGAAAGCATCAGGGCGCGTGGAATTCAGGGTGAATATTGCGGCGATTTCAACCTTTGGGATTTCCTGCATTATGTGCGAACAGCGCAGCCCATGGCGGGGATCGTACGCAGCCGGCCGATGCGCGTTCCGTCACCACCGTCAAGCCAGACCAACCCGGAACGTCGCACTGTACCTGGACGCATTGGGTTTGCGCTGGGTCTGGCTGTTGTTCTGTTCGTAATGATCAAGCTTTTGGCCGCCGCAGGTGCCACACCTTAGGTCAATACGACTCCGGCGTTCCGCATCGCCTGCTCGGCTGCTGCCAGCGAACCGTCCATATCAATCGCGCGGCAGGCATCCATGCGAACTGTGACTCCGAAACCCAACCGGGCGGCGTCCACAGCGGAAAAGTGGACGCAGTAATCGGTGGCCAATCCCACAAGGGTCAAATGGTCGATGCCTCGGGTATCGAAATAGCCTTTCAGACCTGTCGGTGTCTGGTGGTCATTCTCGAAGAACGCGGAATAGCTGTCGATGGCACCGCGGAACCCTTTGCGAAGGATCAAATCGCCATCCGTGCGCAATTCGGGATGAAAACCCGCGCCCTGGGTGCCTTGTACGCAGTGATCGGGCCACAAAACCTGTGGGCCGTAGGGCAATTCGATCAATTCGAACGGGTTTTTGCCATCGTGGGAGCTTGCGAACGAAGAATGCCCTGCAGGATGCCAGTCCTGAGTCAGGATCACGGCGTCGAACTCGTCCATCATGGCATTTATCGGTGCGACGATCTCGTCCCCCTCTGCCACAGCCAGTGCGCCACCGGGGCAAAAGTCGTTCTGGACGTCGATCACGAGCAGGGCATGGGTCATGGCGGTCTCCTGTATTTACTCTATCGGTAGGCGGCGGCGCGCAGGGCGTCAATGCAATCCCTTGCGACTCTGGGTCTGCGAAGGTAGATCGCGCATATGTACACAATCGCTGCCCTCTATCACTTTACCCGTTTCGCGGATCCAGCCGCGTTGCGCGACCCCTTGCTGGACCTGTGCCGTAAGCGGTCCGTCACCGGTACGCTGCTGCTTGCACAGGAAGGGATCAACGGCACAATTGCTGGCCCGCGTGCCGGAATCGACGCCGTGCTGACACATATCCAATCCTTGCCGGGCTGTGCTGATCTGGAGTGGAAGGAAGCGACCTCGGACCATCCGCCTTTCGGCAAGATGAAGGTGCGGTTGAAGAAAGAGATCGTGACCATGGGTCAGCCCGATGTCGACCCGCGCGCCCGTGTCGGTTACTATGTCGACCCGCAGGAGTGGAATGACCTGATCCGTTCTGAAGATGTGGTGCTGATCGACACGCGAAACGATTACGAAGTGGCAATCGGGACGTTTGAAGGCGCAATAGACCCTGAAACAGCCAGTTTCCGCGATTTTCCGGTATGGTGGGAACAGAACAAGGACCGCTTTCACAACAAGCGGGTCGCCATGTTCTGCACGGGCGGTATCCGTTGCGAGAAATCCACCAACTACCTGCTGGGTCAGGGGGTCGAGGATGTCTATCACCTCAAGGGCGGTATCCTGCGGTATCTTGAGGAAATGCCCGCTGAAGACAGTTCGTGGCAGGGGGAATGCTTTGTGTTCGACAATCGTGTTTCGGTTGGTCACGGGCTTGTTGAAGGGCCGCACAAGCTCTGTCACGGCTGCCGGCGTCCAATCCTTCCGGAGGATGTGAAGCGCCCGGAATACGAGCATGGCGTTTCATGCCATCAATGCATCGATGAGACTTCCGAGGCTGATAAAATGCGCTTTCGCGAGCGGCAAAAGCAGATTCTGCTGGCGCGCGAACGGGGTGAGGCGCATCTGCGGCAGGACTGAATTCGGGTTGCAGGCCTTTGCGTTAGATCGGATGATCTGCTCGCAGGCCAGATTGAAGGGGCGTTCATGCACCGCAAACCCACGACTTTGGATGAATGGAAATCAACCCTGATTGCAGCGTTGGGGCTGGTTCTGGCGAGCTTTCTTGCCTGGTATGGTCTTTCGCGCCTGAGCGAGGCGGCTGCGGGCGACACGATTGGCACAATCGCTTCGGTTGGCCTGTTGATCTGGCTGGTGTCGCAGTCTTGGTATTACATGACCCAGGTGAAGTCGCCCCGCAGGCTTTTGTTTCTGATGGGGGTGTCGTTCATACAGGTTGTCCCCTTCCTGTTCGCCGCGGTTTACGGCGCCTTCGGGTACAACGACCACTGTGTCATCGGCGCAGAGGGTCCGGGTGATATTCTGTATTTTTCCTACGTCACCTTCACCACAGTCGGATATGGCGACATGTCCCCGACCGGTCTGTGCCGTGGGCTCGCCGTGTCCGAAGCCGTGACGGGATATATCCTGCTGGGAATGTTTGTTGCCGCAGCAGTTTCGCTTTACGCCCGTAATCACAATCAGGAAAGACCCTAATAAGGGCTATTTGTTCTGCTCGATCCAGCGAGACATCATTTTCTTGTCACGGAAACACTCGGTCGGGATCGGGCGGCGTTTACTGCGTGAAATCCGCTCGGCAAATGCAACCTGCTTACCTGTCGGGTAGTTGTCGAATTTCGAAGAACCACGCGGTTTGTGGGCCGAGATCCAATCAGACAAGAGCCGCCGGTCACGTTGTGCTTCAACCGGGATCTCAAGTGCCGATTGCTCGGCGATCGCGCGCGCATATCGCATTTGCCGGTCAGTCACCGGAAGCAGGTGGTAATCATTGTTTGGCCCATTAAGGGCTGCGTGACGTGCTTGCTGGGTCATCGGTTTTTCCTCTGACTGAGTAGAACATAAATAGAACATTAACCAAAAATTTCAAGGTTTGCGGGGTCTGGCAGGCGTAAAGTCGCCTTTTTGATGAATTTATTGACTGGTCAATCAATAACCGATAGGCCGATTTTCAACGGACCATTTGTCCCGTCCAGACGAGTGCGAAAGAAAAGGACACGGTATGAACTTTCAGCCCAGAGCCAGCCATTTCATTGACGGCGAATATGTCGAAGATGCAAACGGCGCTGCCCTTGAAGTAATTTACCCCGCAACAGGCGAAGTGATTGCGCGTCTGCATTCAGCGACGCCGGCGATCATAGATAAGGCTCTGAATAGCGCAAAAAATGCTCAGGCGGCTTGGGCGGCACTGTCCGGGACGGAACGTGGCCGAATTTTGCGCCGCGCGTCCGATATCATGCGCGAACGCAACTACGACCTGTCCGTTCTGGAAACCCATGATACAGGCAAACCGATTCAGGAAACCACAGTGGCCGACGCCACCTCGGGTGCAGATGCGCTGGAGTATTTTGGTGGATTGGCCGCCTCTCTGACAGGAGAGCATATTCCGCTGGGCGGGGGTGATTTCGTCTATACTATCCGCGAGGCGCTGGGCGTTTGCGTCGGGATCGGCGCCTGGAACTATCCCACGCAGATCGCCTGCTGGAAAGGTGCCCCAGCGCTTGCTTGTGGCAATACGATGGTATTCAAGCCTTCGGAAACTACGCCCCTTTCGGCATTGAAAGTGGCTGAAATTCTGGTCGAGGCTGGCGCACCCAAAGGCGTCTACAACGTGATCCAGGGTTACGGCGATGTCGGTGCTTCGCTGGTCACCGATCCGCGTGTGGCCAAAGTCTCTTTGACTGGTTCAGTTCCGACGGGCCGCAAGGTCTATGCTGCCGCAGCGGATGGCATGAAGCACGTGACCATGGAACTCGGCGGCAAATCCCCGATGATTGTCTTCGAAGATGCCGACATCGAAAACGCTGTTTCAGGTGCGATTCTGGGCAATTTCTATTCTTCGGGTCAGGTCTGTTCCAACGGCACCCGCGTCTTTGTACAAAAAGGTATCAAAGAGGCCTTCCTGAAGCGCCTGTCCGAACGTCTGGTCAACGCGAAAATCGGCGATCCAATGGACGAGGACGTCAGCTTTGGACCGATGGTCAGCAAGAACCAGATGAACATCGCCCTGAGCTATATCGAAAAGGGCAAAGCCGAAGGCGCAAGATTGATTATTGGCGGCGAGCGGATCGACCGGGACGGCTATTATTTACAGCCCACGGTTTTCGCTGACGTCACGGACAACATGACCATCGCGCGCGAGGAAATCTTTGGCCCTGTCATGTCGGTGCTGGATTTCGAGACCGAGGAAGAGGTGATGACCCGCGCCAATGACACCGAGTTCGGTCTGGCCGCAGGTGTCTTCACGAACGATCTGACCCGGGCGCATCGAATCGTGGCCGGATTCGAAGCAGGCACTTGCTATATCAACACCTACAACCTTGCCCCGGTCGAGGCGCCGTTTGGCGGGTCGAAAATGTCCGGTGTCGGACGCGAGAACTCGAAACTGGCGATCAACCATTTCTCGGAAATGAAAACCGTCTATGTCTCGATGAATGATGTTGAGGCTCCGTACTGAATCAAGGACGGTTGTCCGCTGTTATTGACGTCTCTGCTGCCGGTGTCTGATGCCGGGAGCAGAGGAAACGCCCTGCCAGCCAGTGGCTGGGTATACTGCTCTGACAACACCGATGCCTGCCAGCGTGTTGAAAAAGTGGGTTTTGCAGAATTTGTGTTCAAAGACGCTGTCATCCTCAGCCGATTGGCCCGGCCCGGTGAGGATACTCGTCCGCGATTTTTCTGGCCACTGAACTCATTGAAGACGCGGAACCTTTGCCGCCGTATTTCGCTGATATGGCGTCTCGTTTTCACA contains:
- a CDS encoding ABC transporter permease; translated protein: MSRNLILGALLSSLVVLAALVSFVWTPYNHAVLNIPDKLQPPNGQHWFGTDHFGRDMFSMIMVGARTSIAVALVAVGIGMALGVPLGLAAAARKGSWLDEVIMRGNDLVFAFPSLVIAILITAVYGAGAINAIVAIGIFNIPVFARITRGAALSLWEREFILAARVSGKGVARISAEHILPNVANLLIVQGTIQFSLGILAEAGLSYVGLGAQPPTPSWGRMLADAQTMVSFAPHLALIPGLAIIVTVLGLNLLGDGLRDWLDPRIRVARA
- a CDS encoding ABC transporter ATP-binding protein, which translates into the protein MSLLQIENLSLMIHGTPILKQVSLSIAPGQIAAVTGESGSGKSMTALAVMRLLPHGASVEGAIRLDGQDLLTRSESDMCTLRGAAMGMVFQEPMTALNPVKTIGEQVMETILIHKAMPQPQARTRAEEVLTRVGLLPDRLPLSRYPHELSGGQRQRVVIAMAIALRPKLLIADEPTTALDVTTQAQILDLLKGLVREYDMGLLMITHDLAVVSDMADQITVMRHGEVVESGATQHLLRHMQHPYSRMLFEASGHQVTLPEPAQPQTLLEVSQVVRDYRLPRKGLLDAPRHHRAVDGVSFSLNRGERLGLVGESGCGKSTLTRAILGLEDVQSGQIQLGGQPVFTGHKPNLAVRRKMQVVFQDPYGSFNPRHRVARLITEPFHLLDTPPTGSERQDQISEILTAVGLGPDDAGKYIHEFSGGQRQRIAIARALIIRPKLILFDEAVSALDVSVRAQILDLLAELCEAYDLTYLFISHDLSVVRTITDRVMVMQSGRIVEQGQTKQVFEDPQHLYTQSLIAAAPQLPEIRPLTA
- a CDS encoding aldehyde dehydrogenase family protein, whose amino-acid sequence is MTQKTWFDPTLCLIGGRWTQADTGDSLPLINPSDGTEICRIARGSEVDVDAAVKAARSALKGDWGRKTALERGRILTRLGQLVQERVDDLARLEAMDVGKPLTQARADAVALARYCEFYGGAADKVMGETIPYLDGYTVYTLREPHGVTGHIVPWNYPMQIIGRSVGAALAMGNACVLKPAEEACLTALAFAHLAQQAGLPAGALNVVPGLGAEAGAALSGHSGVNHISFTGSVATGALVQQAAGRNVVPVTLELGGKSPQLVFDDADLDAALPFLVNAGVQNAGQTCSASSRILVQRGVYEQVRSRMAKAYEELTVGPAMQDLRVGPLISDRQRQIVRGFLKTATDLTIAAQGQIVDDAPETGAYVRPTLFADVPPDHQLAQAEIFGPVQVLIPFDTEEQALTIANSTEYGLVASVWTRDGARQMRLAKALHSGQVFINNYGAGGGVELPFGGVGKSGHGREKGFEALYGFSQLKTVAAFHG
- the pncB gene encoding nicotinate phosphoribosyltransferase, whose protein sequence is MVDIATRVYNHKWKIDPIVRSLIDTDFYKLLMCQSVFRNKPQTDVVFSLINRSNHVPLARLIDEGELREQLDHIRSLSLSRGESTWLRGNMFYGKRQMFRSDFMEWFENMRLPPYHLERKDDQYELTFEGKWHEVMLWEIPALAVLMELRSRAVLNDMRRFELQVLYARAMTRVWEKIEKLSSINGLGIADFGTRRRHSFLWQDWCVQAMIEGLGESFTGTSNCLIAMRREVEAIGTNAHELPMVYSALADTDEALAQAPYDVLSDWHDEHDGNLRIILPDTYGTKGFLDNAPDWLAGWTGIRIDSGDPAAAAEVAIDWWKARGEDPTRKRIIFSDGLDVEKIQELHAQFAGRANISFGWGTLLTNDFRGLVPNDALAPFSLVCKAVSANGRPTVKLSDNPEKAMGPKDQIERYKRVFDVGEQKAIEVIV
- the pncA gene encoding bifunctional nicotinamidase/pyrazinamidase, producing the protein MTHALLVIDVQNDFCPGGALAVAEGDEIVAPINAMMDEFDAVILTQDWHPAGHSSFASSHDGKNPFELIELPYGPQVLWPDHCVQGTQGAGFHPELRTDGDLILRKGFRGAIDSYSAFFENDHQTPTGLKGYFDTRGIDHLTLVGLATDYCVHFSAVDAARLGFGVTVRMDACRAIDMDGSLAAAEQAMRNAGVVLT
- a CDS encoding rhodanese-related sulfurtransferase → MYTIAALYHFTRFADPAALRDPLLDLCRKRSVTGTLLLAQEGINGTIAGPRAGIDAVLTHIQSLPGCADLEWKEATSDHPPFGKMKVRLKKEIVTMGQPDVDPRARVGYYVDPQEWNDLIRSEDVVLIDTRNDYEVAIGTFEGAIDPETASFRDFPVWWEQNKDRFHNKRVAMFCTGGIRCEKSTNYLLGQGVEDVYHLKGGILRYLEEMPAEDSSWQGECFVFDNRVSVGHGLVEGPHKLCHGCRRPILPEDVKRPEYEHGVSCHQCIDETSEADKMRFRERQKQILLARERGEAHLRQD
- a CDS encoding potassium channel family protein; this translates as MHRKPTTLDEWKSTLIAALGLVLASFLAWYGLSRLSEAAAGDTIGTIASVGLLIWLVSQSWYYMTQVKSPRRLLFLMGVSFIQVVPFLFAAVYGAFGYNDHCVIGAEGPGDILYFSYVTFTTVGYGDMSPTGLCRGLAVSEAVTGYILLGMFVAAAVSLYARNHNQERP
- the betB gene encoding betaine-aldehyde dehydrogenase — encoded protein: MNFQPRASHFIDGEYVEDANGAALEVIYPATGEVIARLHSATPAIIDKALNSAKNAQAAWAALSGTERGRILRRASDIMRERNYDLSVLETHDTGKPIQETTVADATSGADALEYFGGLAASLTGEHIPLGGGDFVYTIREALGVCVGIGAWNYPTQIACWKGAPALACGNTMVFKPSETTPLSALKVAEILVEAGAPKGVYNVIQGYGDVGASLVTDPRVAKVSLTGSVPTGRKVYAAAADGMKHVTMELGGKSPMIVFEDADIENAVSGAILGNFYSSGQVCSNGTRVFVQKGIKEAFLKRLSERLVNAKIGDPMDEDVSFGPMVSKNQMNIALSYIEKGKAEGARLIIGGERIDRDGYYLQPTVFADVTDNMTIAREEIFGPVMSVLDFETEEEVMTRANDTEFGLAAGVFTNDLTRAHRIVAGFEAGTCYINTYNLAPVEAPFGGSKMSGVGRENSKLAINHFSEMKTVYVSMNDVEAPY